A DNA window from Rhizobium sp. NXC14 contains the following coding sequences:
- the opgC gene encoding OpgC domain-containing protein, producing the protein MASTLTEAIGAERSSSSAAATGRDTRLDVLRGLALIMIFINHVPGQIFEYVTTKNFGFSDAAEAFVLISGIAVGLAYGSRFKPGGRVKTAIKAARRAFTLYLAHMITTFMTLALFICGAWLFHRPGLLVEINILAVLMNLKEGIPALLLLGHQIGYNNILPMYGALLLMVPIILLLNERSPLLALAVSGTVWLLAGIYEVAPHNLLIEGYWFLNPLSWQFLFSIGIVSILHIKRGGTIPRHPLLFAAAAGYVLLSFVWVTGHLWIFGNSLAALGLPTVITGFDKTFLSLPRLLHVLALTYLIISIPAFSRILRRPADHPLTILGRHSLNIFVAGTILAMIGQVVLYITNKDPLVGPFFVIAGIATQFAYAYYLEHKRQLGKIKHKLVTEIAAVPVPVRVGGAANTYRRTNRK; encoded by the coding sequence ATGGCAAGCACGCTGACCGAAGCCATCGGCGCCGAGCGCAGTTCCTCATCCGCAGCTGCGACGGGACGCGATACAAGGCTTGACGTGCTGCGTGGCCTAGCCCTGATCATGATTTTCATCAATCATGTGCCCGGACAGATCTTCGAATATGTGACGACGAAGAATTTTGGTTTTTCCGACGCCGCCGAGGCCTTCGTCCTGATTTCCGGCATCGCCGTCGGTCTCGCCTATGGTTCCCGCTTCAAGCCGGGCGGCCGCGTCAAGACGGCGATCAAGGCGGCGCGGCGTGCCTTCACGCTCTACCTTGCGCATATGATCACCACCTTCATGACGCTGGCGCTCTTCATCTGTGGTGCCTGGCTGTTCCACCGGCCGGGGCTGCTGGTCGAGATCAACATCCTGGCGGTTCTGATGAACCTGAAGGAAGGCATTCCGGCGCTGCTGCTGCTCGGTCACCAGATCGGCTACAACAATATCCTGCCGATGTATGGCGCATTGTTGCTGATGGTGCCGATAATCCTGCTCCTCAACGAGCGAAGCCCGCTTCTGGCGCTCGCGGTTTCCGGCACGGTCTGGCTGCTGGCCGGCATTTACGAAGTGGCGCCGCACAATTTGCTGATAGAGGGCTACTGGTTCCTCAATCCGCTCTCCTGGCAGTTCCTGTTTTCGATTGGCATTGTTTCGATCCTGCATATCAAGCGCGGCGGCACGATCCCGCGGCATCCGTTGTTGTTTGCGGCTGCCGCCGGCTATGTCCTGCTGTCCTTCGTCTGGGTAACCGGCCATCTCTGGATTTTCGGTAATTCGCTGGCAGCGCTTGGGCTGCCCACCGTCATCACCGGTTTCGACAAGACTTTCCTGTCGCTGCCGCGGCTGCTGCATGTGCTGGCGCTAACCTACCTCATCATCAGCATCCCGGCGTTCTCCCGAATCCTGCGGCGCCCCGCCGACCACCCGCTGACGATCCTCGGCCGCCATTCGCTGAACATCTTCGTCGCCGGCACGATCCTCGCCATGATCGGCCAGGTCGTGCTCTATATCACCAACAAGGATCCGCTGGTCGGCCCGTTCTTCGTCATCGCGGGCATTGCGACGCAATTCGCCTATGCCTATTATCTCGAGCACAAGCGCCAGCTGGGCAAAATCAAGCACAAGCTCGTGACGGAGATTGCCGCCGTCCCTGTGCCTGTGCGGGTCGGCGGAGCGGCAAATACCTATCGCCGCACCAATCGGAAATAG
- a CDS encoding VOC family protein, whose protein sequence is MKVLRIVANIQAPDLMAAKRFYQDILGLDLMMDLGWIVTFGANTSMKVQLSVASQGGSGTPVPDLSIEVDDLDAAFEAMSGAGIPIEYGPADEPWAVRRFYVRDPFDRLVNILVHKS, encoded by the coding sequence ATGAAAGTCCTGCGCATCGTTGCGAATATCCAGGCGCCCGACCTCATGGCCGCCAAACGCTTCTATCAGGATATTCTCGGGCTCGATCTGATGATGGATCTCGGCTGGATCGTCACGTTCGGCGCGAATACTTCCATGAAGGTTCAGCTCAGTGTCGCCAGCCAAGGCGGTTCCGGGACTCCGGTGCCCGATCTCTCCATCGAGGTGGATGATCTCGATGCTGCTTTCGAGGCGATGTCTGGCGCCGGCATTCCGATCGAATACGGTCCGGCCGACGAACCCTGGGCCGTCAGGCGCTTCTACGTGCGCGATCCTTTCGACCGGCTGGTGAATATTCTCGTTCATAAAAGTTGA
- a CDS encoding glucan ABC transporter ATP-binding protein/ permease — protein MSLFKVYARALRYLGAYKLRVSLVVIANIVLATITIAEPILFGRIIDAISGKGEVKPILFMWAGFAVFNTVAFVLVSREADRLAHGRRATLLTEAFGRIISMPLAWHHQRGTSNALHTLLRACETLFGLWLEFMRNHLSTVIALALLVPTAISMDLRLSAVLIVLGIAYWLIGRVVMSRTKDGQASVENHYHTVFSHVSDSISNVSVLHSYNRIEAETKALKSFANRLLEAQYPVLDWWALASALNRMASTIAMMVVLIIGTMLVQSGQLRVGDVIAFIGFANLLIARLDLMRQFATQIFEARSKLQDFYTLEDSVRDREEPAGNGEIKNVKGAVEFRDVSFGFGNSSQGLHNVSFSVKAGQTVAIVGPTGAGKTTLVNLLQRVYDPQGGQILVDGTDITKVTRKSLRRHIATVFQDAGLLNRSISDNIRLGREGASEEDMRRAAEAAAAADFIETREDRYDTHVGERGNKLSGGERQRIAIARAILKDAPILVLDEATSALDVETEARVKAAIDNLRQNRTTFIIAHRLSTVREADMVLFLDDGRVVEQGGFDELSHSNGRFAALLRASGILTDEEVRKAHTTEAA, from the coding sequence GTGTCGCTATTCAAGGTCTATGCAAGAGCTCTGCGCTATCTTGGCGCTTACAAGCTCCGCGTATCCCTGGTCGTTATCGCCAACATTGTTCTGGCGACCATCACCATTGCGGAACCGATCCTGTTCGGTCGCATCATCGATGCGATATCGGGCAAGGGCGAAGTCAAACCCATCCTCTTCATGTGGGCTGGTTTCGCCGTGTTCAATACTGTCGCCTTCGTTCTGGTATCCCGCGAGGCCGACCGGCTTGCCCATGGCCGGCGGGCAACGCTGCTGACGGAAGCCTTCGGGCGCATCATTTCCATGCCGCTTGCCTGGCACCATCAGCGCGGCACCTCCAACGCGCTGCATACGCTGCTGCGGGCCTGCGAGACGCTGTTCGGCCTCTGGCTTGAGTTCATGCGCAACCACCTGTCGACGGTCATTGCGCTTGCCCTGCTGGTGCCGACCGCAATATCAATGGACTTGCGCCTCTCTGCCGTGCTGATCGTGCTTGGCATCGCCTATTGGCTGATCGGCCGTGTGGTCATGAGCCGCACCAAGGATGGCCAGGCTTCGGTCGAAAACCACTACCATACCGTCTTCTCGCATGTCAGCGACTCGATCAGCAACGTCTCCGTTCTGCATAGCTACAACCGCATCGAAGCGGAAACCAAGGCGTTGAAGTCCTTCGCCAACCGCCTGCTCGAAGCGCAATATCCGGTGCTTGACTGGTGGGCGCTCGCCAGCGCGCTGAACCGCATGGCCTCGACCATCGCAATGATGGTGGTTCTGATCATCGGCACGATGCTCGTCCAGTCCGGCCAGCTGCGCGTCGGTGACGTCATTGCCTTCATTGGCTTTGCCAACCTGCTGATTGCCCGTCTCGACCTGATGCGTCAGTTCGCTACGCAGATCTTCGAGGCCCGCTCCAAGCTGCAGGATTTCTATACGCTTGAGGATTCGGTGCGCGATCGTGAAGAGCCGGCCGGCAATGGTGAGATCAAGAACGTCAAGGGTGCGGTTGAATTCCGCGACGTCTCCTTCGGCTTCGGCAACAGCTCGCAGGGCCTGCACAATGTCTCCTTCTCGGTGAAGGCAGGCCAGACGGTCGCCATCGTCGGCCCGACCGGCGCCGGCAAGACAACACTGGTCAACCTGCTGCAGCGCGTCTACGACCCGCAGGGCGGCCAGATCCTCGTCGACGGCACCGATATCACCAAGGTGACCCGAAAGTCGCTCCGTCGCCATATCGCTACCGTCTTCCAGGATGCGGGCCTGCTGAATCGTTCCATCAGCGACAATATTCGCCTCGGCCGCGAAGGTGCGAGCGAGGAGGACATGCGCCGTGCTGCCGAAGCCGCCGCCGCCGCCGATTTCATCGAGACCCGTGAAGATCGTTACGATACCCATGTCGGCGAACGCGGCAACAAGCTCTCCGGTGGTGAACGCCAGCGCATTGCGATCGCCCGCGCCATCCTCAAGGATGCGCCGATCCTGGTGCTCGATGAAGCGACCTCGGCGCTCGACGTCGAGACCGAAGCGCGCGTCAAGGCCGCGATCGACAATCTGCGGCAGAACCGCACCACCTTCATCATCGCCCACCGCCTCTCGACGGTCCGCGAAGCCGATATGGTGCTCTTCCTCGATGATGGACGTGTCGTCGAGCAGGGCGGCTTCGATGAGCTCAGCCACAGCAACGGCCGCTTCGCCGCGCTGCTGCGCGCCAGCGGCATCCTGACGGACGAGGAAGTCCGCAAGGCCCACACCACCGAAGCCGCCTGA
- a CDS encoding LuxR family transcriptional regulator: MNINSLIQLLVILEECPNPDAVVTELEQALHGSGFEYYGLLRHLQQGPAQQNIELRAAPLAGRWPEQWLQIYAAKKYVRIDPMVRYLAHAQRPFRWRESMAVFDGDVHQRRMEQMMVDAFGHGLEDGYLFPIHGRNGILGSLSLGGKPIDLSPVEIALLEAVARKTFWRLLDLKGEAEALETVLPTETPLTRREMEILHYLAEGMTSMEISKMLKISNHTVDWYMNGLQAKLKAKNRQQAVALAFRHGLIS, from the coding sequence GTGAACATTAATTCTTTAATTCAATTGCTTGTAATTCTGGAAGAGTGCCCAAATCCGGACGCCGTCGTCACCGAACTCGAGCAGGCCCTCCACGGTTCCGGTTTCGAATATTACGGTCTGCTGCGACATTTGCAGCAAGGCCCAGCGCAGCAGAATATCGAATTGCGCGCCGCCCCGCTTGCCGGCCGCTGGCCGGAACAATGGCTACAGATATATGCCGCAAAAAAATATGTCCGGATCGATCCGATGGTGCGTTATCTCGCGCATGCGCAACGGCCTTTCCGCTGGCGGGAGAGCATGGCAGTCTTCGACGGTGACGTGCATCAGCGCCGCATGGAGCAAATGATGGTCGATGCCTTCGGCCACGGATTGGAGGACGGCTATCTCTTTCCGATTCACGGGCGCAACGGCATTCTCGGCAGCCTCAGCCTCGGCGGCAAGCCGATCGATCTGTCGCCGGTGGAAATCGCACTGCTTGAGGCCGTGGCGCGCAAGACCTTCTGGCGATTACTCGACCTGAAAGGCGAGGCCGAGGCGCTGGAAACGGTGCTGCCGACCGAGACGCCGCTGACGCGGCGCGAGATGGAAATCCTCCACTATCTCGCCGAAGGCATGACGTCGATGGAGATCAGCAAAATGCTGAAGATCTCAAACCATACCGTTGACTGGTATATGAACGGTCTGCAGGCCAAGCTGAAGGCAAAGAATAGGCAGCAGGCAGTGGCGCTTGCCTTCCGCCACGGCCTGATAAGCTAG
- the pyc gene encoding pyruvate carboxylase encodes MPISKILVANRSEIAIRVFRAANELGIKTVAIWAEEDKLALHRFKADESYQVGRGPHLARDLGPIESYLSIDEVIRVAKLSGADAIHPGYGLLSESPEFVDACNKAGIIFIGPKADTMRQLGNKVAARNLAISVGVPVVPATEPLPDDMQEVARMAAEIGYPVMLKASWGGGGRGMRVIRSEADLAKEVTEAKREAMAAFGKDEVYLEKLVERARHVESQILGDTHGNVVHLFERDCSVQRRNQKVVERAPAPYLSEAQRQELAAYSLKIAEATNYIGAGTVEYLMDADTGKFYFIEVNPRIQVEHTVTEVVTGIDIVKAQIHILDGYAIGTPQSGVPKQEEIRLNGHALQCRVTTEDPEHNFIPDYGRITAYRSASGFGIRLDGGTSYSGAIITRYYDPLLVKVTAWAPNPLEAISRMDRALREFRIRGVATNLTFLEAIIGHPKFRDNSYTTRFIDTTPELFQQVKRQDRATKLLTYLADVTVNGHPEAKDRPKPQENAAKPVVPYANGNGVKDGTKQLLDTLGPKKFGEWMRNEKRVLLTDTTMRDGHQSLLATRMRTYDIARIAGTYAHALPNLLSLECWGGATFDVSMRFLTEDPWERLALIREGAPNLLLQMLLRGANGVGYTNYPDNVVKYFVRQAAKGGIDLFRVFDCLNWVENMRVSMDAIGEENKLCEAAICYTGDILNSARPKYDLKYYTGLAVELETAGAHIIAVKDMAGLLKPAAAKVLFKALREVTGLPIHFHTHDTSGIAAATVLAAVEAGVDAVDAAMDALSGNTSQPCLGSIVEALSGSERDPGLDPEWIRRISFYWEAVRNQYAAFESDLKGPASEVYLHEMPGGQFTNLKEQARSLGLETRWHQVAQAYADANQMFGDIVKVTPSSKVVGDMALMMVSQDLTVADVVSPDREVSFPESVVSMLKGDLGQPPSGWPEALQKKALKGEKPYTMRPGSLLKEADLDAERNVIEKKLEREVSDFEFASYLMYPKVFTDFALASDTYGPVSVLPTPAYFYGLADGEELFADIEKGKTLVIVNQAMSATDSQGMVTVFFELNGQPRRIKVPDRAHGATGAAVRRKAEVGNAAHIGAPMPGVISRVFASPGQAISAGDVLVSIEAMKMETAIHAEKDGTIAEVLVKAGDQIDAKDLLVVYGG; translated from the coding sequence TTGCCCATATCCAAGATACTCGTTGCCAACCGCTCCGAAATAGCCATTCGCGTGTTCCGCGCGGCCAACGAGCTTGGAATAAAAACGGTGGCGATCTGGGCGGAGGAGGACAAGCTGGCGCTGCACCGCTTCAAGGCGGACGAGAGCTATCAGGTCGGCCGCGGCCCGCATCTTGCCCGCGATCTCGGGCCGATCGAAAGCTATCTGTCGATCGACGAGGTGATCCGCGTCGCCAAGCTTTCCGGTGCCGACGCCATCCATCCGGGCTACGGCCTCTTGTCGGAAAGCCCGGAATTCGTCGATGCCTGCAACAAGGCCGGCATCATCTTCATCGGCCCGAAGGCCGATACGATGCGCCAGCTCGGCAACAAGGTGGCGGCGCGTAATCTGGCGATCTCCGTCGGCGTGCCGGTCGTGCCGGCGACCGAACCGCTGCCGGACGATATGCAGGAAGTCGCCAGAATGGCCGCCGAGATCGGCTATCCCGTCATGCTGAAGGCCTCCTGGGGCGGCGGCGGTCGCGGCATGCGCGTCATCCGTTCCGAGGCCGATCTCGCCAAGGAAGTCACGGAAGCCAAGCGCGAGGCAATGGCCGCCTTCGGCAAGGATGAGGTCTATCTCGAAAAGCTCGTCGAGCGCGCTCGCCACGTCGAAAGCCAGATCCTCGGCGACACCCACGGCAATGTCGTGCATCTCTTCGAGCGCGACTGTTCCGTTCAGCGCCGCAATCAGAAGGTCGTCGAGCGCGCGCCGGCACCCTATCTTTCGGAAGCCCAGCGCCAGGAACTCGCCGCCTATTCGCTGAAGATCGCAGAGGCGACGAACTATATCGGCGCCGGTACCGTCGAATATCTGATGGATGCCGATACCGGCAAATTCTACTTCATCGAAGTCAATCCGCGCATCCAGGTCGAGCACACGGTGACGGAAGTCGTCACCGGCATCGATATCGTCAAGGCGCAGATCCACATCCTCGACGGCTATGCGATCGGCACGCCGCAATCCGGCGTGCCGAAGCAGGAAGAGATCCGTCTCAACGGTCACGCCCTGCAGTGCCGCGTGACGACGGAAGATCCGGAGCATAATTTCATTCCGGATTACGGCCGCATCACCGCCTATCGCTCGGCCTCCGGCTTCGGTATCCGCCTCGACGGCGGTACCTCCTATTCCGGCGCCATCATCACCCGCTATTACGATCCGCTGCTCGTCAAGGTCACGGCCTGGGCGCCGAACCCGCTGGAAGCCATTTCCCGCATGGACCGGGCGCTGCGCGAATTCCGCATCCGAGGTGTGGCCACCAATCTGACCTTCCTCGAAGCGATCATCGGCCATCCGAAATTCCGCGACAACAGCTACACCACCCGCTTCATCGACACGACGCCGGAACTCTTCCAGCAGGTCAAGCGCCAGGACCGCGCGACGAAACTCCTGACCTACCTCGCCGACGTCACTGTCAACGGCCATCCCGAGGCCAAGGACAGGCCGAAGCCGCAGGAAAACGCCGCCAAGCCGGTGGTGCCCTATGCCAATGGCAACGGGGTGAAGGACGGCACGAAGCAGCTTCTCGACACTCTTGGGCCGAAGAAGTTCGGCGAGTGGATGCGCAATGAGAAGCGGGTGCTTCTGACCGACACGACAATGCGCGACGGCCACCAGTCGCTGCTCGCCACTCGCATGCGCACCTATGACATTGCCCGCATTGCTGGCACCTATGCGCATGCGCTGCCGAACCTGCTCTCGCTCGAATGCTGGGGCGGCGCCACTTTCGACGTCTCGATGCGATTCCTCACGGAAGATCCGTGGGAGCGGTTGGCGCTGATCCGCGAGGGGGCGCCGAACCTGCTCCTGCAGATGCTGCTGCGCGGCGCCAACGGTGTGGGCTACACCAACTATCCCGACAATGTCGTCAAATACTTCGTCCGCCAGGCCGCCAAGGGCGGCATCGATCTCTTCCGCGTCTTCGACTGCCTGAACTGGGTGGAGAATATGCGGGTATCGATGGATGCCATTGGCGAGGAGAACAAGCTCTGCGAAGCGGCGATCTGCTATACTGGCGACATCCTGAATTCGGCGCGGCCGAAATACGACCTGAAGTACTATACCGGCCTTGCAGTCGAGCTCGAAACGGCCGGCGCCCATATCATCGCTGTGAAGGACATGGCGGGCTTGTTGAAGCCTGCGGCTGCGAAGGTTCTCTTCAAGGCGCTGCGCGAGGTGACCGGTCTGCCGATCCACTTCCACACGCATGATACCTCAGGCATTGCGGCGGCGACCGTTCTTGCCGCGGTCGAAGCCGGCGTCGATGCCGTCGATGCGGCGATGGATGCGCTGTCCGGCAATACCTCGCAGCCCTGTCTCGGCTCGATCGTCGAGGCGCTCTCCGGCTCCGAGCGCGACCCCGGTCTCGATCCGGAATGGATTCGCCGCATCTCCTTCTATTGGGAAGCGGTGCGCAACCAATATGCCGCCTTCGAAAGCGATCTCAAAGGGCCAGCCTCCGAAGTCTATCTCCACGAGATGCCGGGCGGCCAGTTCACCAACCTGAAGGAGCAGGCCCGCTCGCTGGGGCTGGAAACCCGCTGGCACCAAGTGGCACAGGCCTATGCCGACGCCAACCAGATGTTCGGCGACATCGTCAAGGTGACGCCCTCCTCGAAGGTGGTCGGCGACATGGCGCTGATGATGGTCTCCCAAGACCTGACCGTTGCCGATGTCGTCAGCCCCGACCGCGAGGTTTCCTTCCCGGAATCGGTGGTGTCGATGCTGAAGGGCGATCTCGGCCAGCCACCGTCTGGATGGCCGGAAGCGCTGCAGAAGAAGGCATTGAAGGGCGAAAAACCCTATACGATGCGTCCGGGCTCACTGCTGAAGGAAGCCGATCTCGATGCGGAACGCAACGTCATCGAGAAGAAGCTGGAGCGCGAGGTCAGCGACTTCGAATTCGCTTCCTATCTGATGTATCCGAAGGTCTTCACCGATTTTGCGCTTGCCTCCGATACCTACGGCCCGGTTTCGGTACTGCCGACGCCCGCCTATTTCTACGGGTTGGCGGACGGCGAGGAACTGTTCGCCGATATCGAGAAGGGCAAGACGCTCGTTATCGTCAACCAGGCGATGAGCGCAACCGACAGTCAGGGCATGGTCACCGTCTTCTTCGAGCTCAACGGCCAGCCGCGCCGCATCAAGGTGCCCGATCGGGCCCATGGGGCGACCGGGGCGGCCGTGCGCCGCAAGGCCGAGGTCGGCAACGCCGCCCATATCGGCGCGCCGATGCCCGGCGTCATTAGCCGCGTCTTCGCCTCGCCGGGCCAGGCCATCAGCGCCGGTGACGTGCTTGTCTCCATCGAGGCGATGAAGATGGAAACCGCGATCCATGCCGAAAAGGACGGCACCATTGCCGAAGTGCTGGTCAAAGCCGGCGACCAGATCGACGCGAAGGATCTGCTGGTGGTTTACGGCGGATGA
- a CDS encoding NAD(P)H-dependent oxidoreductase: MSKLKIAVIVGSTRIGRFAEHPAKWIAGLVGQRSDLEVEVLDLLDYPMHFFGEERATTAESDTAERWKKKLREFDGYIFTVAEYNHAPTAVLKNAIDLGEFIQKPVAFVGYGGVGGARAVEQLRLIFVEMGAASVKTGVHIAFSEYLSVLKEGKSLGDYPHLNEAAKNQLDQLVWWGNALKAARSVVTSA; the protein is encoded by the coding sequence ATGAGCAAATTGAAGATCGCTGTCATTGTCGGAAGCACTCGCATTGGCCGTTTCGCCGAACATCCAGCAAAATGGATTGCCGGGCTCGTCGGCCAACGCTCCGATCTGGAAGTCGAGGTTCTCGATCTTCTCGACTATCCCATGCATTTCTTCGGCGAAGAGCGCGCCACCACGGCGGAAAGCGACACCGCCGAGCGCTGGAAGAAGAAGCTGCGCGAATTTGACGGCTACATATTCACCGTTGCCGAGTACAATCATGCGCCGACGGCGGTTCTGAAGAACGCCATTGACCTCGGCGAATTCATTCAGAAGCCAGTCGCCTTCGTCGGTTACGGCGGCGTTGGCGGTGCACGCGCCGTCGAGCAGCTTCGGCTGATCTTCGTGGAAATGGGCGCCGCTTCGGTGAAAACGGGCGTGCACATCGCTTTCAGCGAATACCTGAGCGTGCTCAAGGAAGGCAAGAGCCTTGGCGATTACCCGCACCTCAACGAGGCGGCCAAGAACCAGCTCGATCAGCTCGTCTGGTGGGGCAATGCGTTGAAGGCGGCGCGTTCGGTCGTCACCTCGGCCTGA
- a CDS encoding amino acid ABC transporter ATP-binding protein, producing the protein MIELSNIEKRFGDAVILKDISIRIPEGSVTALVGPSGGGKSTLLRCINLLEIPTSGAIRLGEEELSFAPGKRLGWQAIQKIRRQTGMVFQNFQLFPHQTAIENVMEGLVTVLKWPKAKSRERAMELLTKVGMAHKTDAWPSTLSGGQQQRVAIARALAPSPRVLLCDEPTSALDPELSAEVVDVLGQLAREGTTMVMATHDLRLASKIANDVVFLEAGSVVETGSAKAIFSAPKRERTKRFISTINAAHTYDI; encoded by the coding sequence ATGATCGAGCTTTCCAACATCGAAAAGCGCTTTGGCGATGCCGTCATTCTGAAGGATATCAGCATCCGCATTCCCGAGGGCAGCGTCACCGCGCTCGTCGGGCCGTCCGGTGGTGGCAAGAGCACGCTACTGCGCTGCATCAACCTGCTCGAAATCCCGACATCAGGCGCGATCCGCCTCGGTGAGGAAGAGCTTTCCTTCGCGCCCGGCAAACGCTTGGGATGGCAGGCGATCCAGAAAATCCGCCGTCAGACCGGCATGGTCTTCCAGAACTTCCAGCTCTTCCCGCATCAGACCGCGATCGAAAACGTCATGGAAGGTCTGGTCACGGTGCTAAAATGGCCGAAGGCGAAATCGCGCGAACGCGCCATGGAACTGCTGACCAAGGTCGGCATGGCGCACAAAACCGATGCCTGGCCCTCGACCTTATCGGGTGGTCAGCAGCAACGCGTGGCAATCGCCCGGGCACTCGCGCCGTCGCCGCGGGTGCTTCTCTGCGATGAGCCGACCTCGGCGCTCGATCCGGAACTTTCGGCGGAAGTGGTCGATGTGCTGGGCCAGCTTGCCCGCGAAGGCACGACGATGGTCATGGCCACCCATGATCTCCGGCTCGCCTCGAAAATCGCCAACGACGTCGTCTTCCTGGAAGCCGGGAGCGTGGTCGAAACCGGCAGTGCGAAAGCTATTTTCAGCGCGCCTAAGCGCGAGCGCACCAAGCGCTTCATCTCGACGATCAACGCCGCCCATACATACGACATCTGA
- a CDS encoding amino acid ABC transporter permease produces MPHWLQLMAESLPSLLWAGLIFTIPLTLLSFVFGLILGLITAIARLFGPAPVAAIARFYVWVIRGTPLLVQLFVIFYGLPSIGILLDAFPAALIGFTLNIGAYSSEIIRAVISSVPKGQWEAAYSIGMSWRQAMSRTILPQAGRVAVPPLSNTFISLVKDTSLAAAITVPELFQAAQRIVATTYEPLILYIEAALIYLVLSSVLSQLQVRLERRFARYGGMLEANA; encoded by the coding sequence TTGCCGCACTGGCTCCAACTGATGGCGGAATCGCTTCCCTCGCTCCTCTGGGCGGGATTGATCTTCACCATTCCACTGACGCTGCTCTCCTTCGTCTTTGGTCTGATCCTCGGCCTGATCACGGCGATCGCCCGCCTTTTCGGACCGGCGCCCGTCGCGGCGATTGCCCGTTTCTATGTCTGGGTCATTCGCGGCACGCCGCTGCTCGTCCAGCTCTTCGTGATCTTTTACGGGCTGCCGAGCATCGGCATCCTGCTCGACGCCTTTCCTGCCGCCCTGATCGGCTTTACCCTGAATATCGGCGCCTACAGCTCCGAAATCATCCGCGCGGTCATCTCCTCCGTGCCGAAGGGCCAGTGGGAAGCGGCCTATTCGATCGGCATGAGCTGGCGCCAGGCGATGAGCCGGACGATCCTGCCGCAGGCAGGCCGCGTCGCCGTGCCGCCTCTGTCGAACACCTTCATCTCGCTGGTCAAGGATACCTCGCTTGCCGCCGCCATCACCGTGCCGGAGCTCTTCCAGGCGGCACAACGCATCGTCGCCACCACTTACGAGCCGCTGATCCTTTATATCGAGGCGGCGCTGATCTATCTCGTCCTCAGCTCCGTCCTCTCGCAGCTGCAGGTGCGGCTGGAACGCCGTTTCGCGCGTTATGGCGGCATGCTGGAGGCAAACGCATGA